In a genomic window of Arthrobacter woluwensis:
- the nrdR gene encoding transcriptional regulator NrdR: protein MYCPFCRNADSRVVDSRVTEDGSSIRRRRQCTNCSRRFTTVETTSLSVLKRSGVAEPFSRSKVINGARKACQGRPVTEDDLAMLAQEVEETVRASGAAEIKAHEVGLAILEPLRRLDEVAYLRFASVYQDFDSLDDFEKAIARLRSQED, encoded by the coding sequence GTGTACTGTCCGTTTTGCCGTAACGCCGACTCCCGGGTGGTGGACAGCCGGGTCACCGAGGACGGTTCGTCCATCCGGCGGCGCCGCCAGTGCACCAATTGCTCGCGGCGTTTCACCACGGTGGAGACCACCAGCCTCTCCGTGCTGAAGCGCTCCGGAGTGGCTGAGCCCTTCAGCCGCAGCAAGGTCATCAACGGCGCGCGCAAGGCGTGTCAGGGACGACCCGTCACCGAGGATGACCTGGCGATGCTCGCCCAGGAAGTCGAGGAGACGGTCCGTGCCAGCGGCGCGGCCGAGATCAAAGCCCACGAGGTGGGGCTGGCGATCCTGGAACCGCTCCGGCGACTGGACGAGGTCGCCTACCTGCGCTTCGCGAGCGTCTACCAGGACTTCGATTCGCTGGACGACTTCGAGAAGGCGATCGCACGGCTCAGGTCGCAGGAGGACTGA
- the ppgK gene encoding polyphosphate--glucose phosphotransferase, translating into MIGVDIGGTGIKGGIVNLKSGKLVGERFRIPTPQPATPEAVSEVVAQIVDELCSREDAPDVKAPVGVTFPGIIQHGVCRLAANVDKSWIGVDINALLSERLNRPVEVINDADAAGLAEVRYGAGEDVDGTVLVITLGTGIGSAFIFDGKLVPNAELGHLELDGFDAESKASAVARERDGLSWEEYSVKLQRYFSHVEMLFSPELFIVGGGISKRADEYLPRLDLRTPIIPAKLKNEAGIVGAALQVAQHHKLVK; encoded by the coding sequence ATGATCGGCGTCGACATCGGCGGCACCGGGATCAAAGGTGGGATCGTCAACCTGAAGAGCGGCAAGCTCGTGGGCGAGCGTTTCCGCATCCCCACGCCGCAGCCGGCCACCCCCGAGGCCGTCTCCGAGGTCGTCGCGCAGATCGTGGACGAGCTCTGCTCGCGCGAGGACGCACCCGACGTCAAGGCGCCCGTCGGCGTGACCTTCCCGGGCATCATCCAGCACGGCGTCTGCCGCCTGGCCGCGAACGTGGACAAGTCGTGGATCGGCGTGGACATCAACGCGCTGCTCTCCGAGCGTCTGAACCGCCCGGTCGAGGTGATCAACGACGCCGACGCCGCCGGCCTCGCCGAAGTCCGGTACGGCGCGGGCGAGGACGTGGACGGCACGGTCCTGGTGATCACGCTCGGCACGGGCATCGGCTCGGCCTTCATCTTCGACGGCAAGCTGGTCCCGAACGCCGAACTGGGACACCTGGAACTGGATGGCTTCGACGCCGAGTCCAAGGCGTCCGCCGTGGCCCGTGAGCGCGACGGCCTGAGCTGGGAAGAGTATTCGGTCAAGCTGCAGCGCTACTTCAGCCACGTCGAGATGCTGTTCTCCCCCGAATTGTTCATCGTGGGCGGTGGCATCTCGAAGCGCGCGGACGAGTACCTTCCGCGTCTGGACCTCCGCACCCCGATCATCCCGGCCAAGCTCAAGAACGAGGCGGGGATCGTCGGAGCGGCGCTTCAGGTGGCGCAGCACCACAAGCTCGTGAAATGA
- the map gene encoding type I methionyl aminopeptidase, with translation MPPVAETAPLGKLTPGIVSPRRPVPPNIERPEYVDRPAPAKFTGSAVKSSETIEKMRIASKIAAQAIVEVGKHIAPGVTTDELDAVGHEFLLDHGAYPSTLGYRGFPKSLCSSLNEVICHGIPDSTVVEDGDILNIDITAYIHGVHGDTNYTFLVGDVDEESRLLVERTEESLRRAIKAVAPGREINVIGRTIESYAKRFGYGVVRDFTGHGVGEAFHTGLIIPHYDAAPAYNTVIEPGMTFTIEPMLTLGTIEWDMWPDDWTVLTRDRKRTAQFEHTLVVTDTGAEILTVP, from the coding sequence ATGCCACCAGTAGCTGAAACCGCACCTCTGGGTAAGCTCACCCCCGGAATCGTGAGCCCGCGTCGTCCTGTGCCGCCGAACATCGAGCGGCCCGAGTACGTGGACCGCCCGGCACCCGCCAAGTTCACCGGCAGCGCCGTGAAGTCGTCGGAGACCATCGAGAAGATGCGCATCGCCAGCAAGATCGCCGCCCAGGCGATCGTGGAGGTGGGCAAACACATCGCGCCCGGCGTGACCACGGACGAGCTCGACGCCGTCGGGCACGAGTTCCTCCTGGACCACGGCGCCTACCCCTCCACGCTCGGGTACCGCGGCTTCCCCAAGTCCCTCTGCTCCTCGCTCAACGAGGTCATCTGCCACGGCATCCCCGACTCCACCGTGGTCGAGGACGGGGACATCCTCAACATCGACATCACCGCCTACATCCACGGCGTGCACGGCGACACCAACTACACCTTCCTGGTCGGCGACGTCGACGAGGAGTCCCGCCTCCTGGTCGAACGCACCGAGGAGAGCCTCCGCCGCGCCATCAAGGCCGTGGCCCCCGGACGCGAGATCAACGTCATCGGCCGCACCATCGAGTCCTACGCCAAGCGCTTCGGCTACGGGGTGGTCCGGGACTTCACCGGCCACGGTGTGGGCGAAGCCTTCCACACGGGCTTAATAATTCCGCACTACGACGCCGCACCGGCGTACAACACTGTGATCGAGCCGGGCATGACGTTTACGATTGAACCCATGCTCACGCTCGGCACCATCGAGTGGGATATGTGGCCGGACGACTGGACCGTATTGACCCGGGACCGCAAACGGACCGCGCAATTTGAGCACACCCTGGTGGTGACCGATACCGGCGCTGAGATTCTCACAGTGCCGTAG
- a CDS encoding SPOR domain-containing protein, giving the protein MPQYWYNMVTHQVEEDAMSDWSQLLGPYDTREEAENAPQSVQRHNEAWEKGDED; this is encoded by the coding sequence ATGCCGCAGTACTGGTACAACATGGTCACCCATCAGGTGGAGGAGGACGCCATGAGCGATTGGAGCCAGCTCCTCGGCCCCTACGACACGCGCGAAGAGGCCGAGAACGCCCCGCAGAGCGTGCAGCGGCACAACGAAGCCTGGGAAAAGGGCGACGAGGACTGA
- the panB gene encoding 3-methyl-2-oxobutanoate hydroxymethyltransferase, with translation MTHSESASSSTPGETSAPYGSGPAASSSAPAGRVRLHHLQAAKAEGRHFAMLTAYEQYTAEIFDEAGIEVLLIGDSASNNVFGNETSLPVTVDELLPLCRAVARAAKRSLVLADLPFGSYEASIEQAVTTGVRFLKEGLAHAVKMEGGAYYADTVRAMVQAGIPVMGHIGFTPQSEHALGGYRVQGRGDDAARLVEDALALQEAGAFAVLMEMVPAATAAQVDAALTIPTVGIGAGNVTTGQVLVWQDAMGLRGGRMARFVKQYARIRQDLLEGARTFGEEVRDGSFPGPEHSF, from the coding sequence ATGACGCACAGTGAATCCGCCAGCTCCAGCACCCCGGGCGAGACGAGCGCCCCGTACGGCAGCGGCCCCGCGGCGTCGTCGTCCGCTCCGGCCGGACGCGTGCGGCTGCACCACCTGCAGGCCGCCAAAGCGGAAGGCCGTCACTTCGCCATGCTGACCGCGTACGAGCAGTACACGGCGGAGATCTTCGACGAGGCGGGCATCGAGGTGCTGCTGATCGGTGACTCCGCGTCGAACAACGTGTTCGGCAATGAGACCAGCCTCCCGGTGACCGTGGACGAGCTGCTGCCGCTGTGCCGCGCCGTCGCACGGGCCGCCAAGCGGTCACTGGTGCTCGCGGATCTGCCGTTCGGCTCCTACGAGGCCTCGATCGAGCAGGCCGTCACCACCGGGGTCCGGTTCCTGAAGGAGGGCCTGGCTCACGCCGTCAAGATGGAGGGCGGCGCCTACTACGCGGACACCGTGCGCGCCATGGTCCAGGCCGGCATCCCGGTCATGGGCCACATCGGCTTCACCCCGCAGAGCGAGCATGCGCTGGGCGGGTACCGGGTTCAGGGCCGGGGCGACGACGCCGCGCGGCTCGTCGAGGATGCGCTGGCACTGCAGGAGGCGGGCGCCTTCGCCGTGCTGATGGAGATGGTCCCGGCGGCCACCGCCGCGCAGGTGGATGCGGCGCTCACGATCCCGACCGTCGGCATCGGCGCCGGCAACGTGACCACGGGCCAGGTCCTGGTCTGGCAGGACGCCATGGGGCTGCGGGGCGGCCGCATGGCGCGCTTCGTCAAGCAGTACGCCCGGATCCGGCAGGACCTCCTGGAAGGGGCACGGACCTTCGGCGAGGAGGTCCGGGACGGGTCCTTCCCCGGCCCGGAGCACTCCTTCTAA
- the glnA gene encoding type I glutamate--ammonia ligase: MDRQQEFVLRTIEERDVRFVRLWFTDVVGSLKSVALAPAEVEGAFAEGLGFDGSSIEGLARVYESDMLAQPDPSTFQILPWRGETEQTSRMFCDILTPDGQASAADPRNVLKRTLAKAADMGFTCYTHPEIEFYLLKSDKPGPDGLPVPVDEGGYFDHVPGGVAQDFRRTAVTMLESVGISVEFSHHEAGPGQNEIDLRYADALQTADNIMTFRTIIKEVALQQGSYATFMPKPFTQHPGSGMHTHFSLFEGDTNAFHEAGAEYELSRTARQFIAGILRHAPEFTAITNQFVNSYKRLWGGGEAPSYVSWGHNNRSALVRVPLYKPGKGNSARVEYRGIDSAANPYLAYAVLLGAGLKGIEEGYDLAPPSEDDIASLSTAERRALGHDPLPASLHDSINAMENSEFMAEILGEQVFQHFLRNKRAEWSDYRLQVTPYELQRNLGIL, translated from the coding sequence ATGGACCGCCAACAGGAATTCGTGCTCCGGACCATTGAGGAGCGCGACGTCCGGTTCGTCCGGCTCTGGTTCACGGACGTGGTGGGCTCCCTCAAGTCCGTGGCCCTGGCCCCCGCGGAGGTGGAAGGCGCTTTCGCCGAGGGCCTCGGCTTCGACGGCTCGTCCATCGAGGGCCTCGCCCGCGTCTACGAGTCCGACATGCTCGCGCAGCCGGACCCGTCCACCTTCCAGATCCTGCCCTGGCGCGGTGAGACCGAGCAGACCAGCCGGATGTTCTGCGACATCCTCACCCCGGACGGTCAGGCCAGCGCCGCGGACCCGCGCAACGTCCTGAAGCGGACGCTCGCCAAGGCCGCGGACATGGGGTTCACCTGCTACACGCATCCGGAGATCGAGTTCTACCTGCTCAAGTCGGACAAGCCGGGTCCGGACGGACTGCCGGTGCCCGTGGATGAGGGAGGCTATTTCGACCACGTCCCCGGTGGCGTGGCGCAGGACTTCCGCCGCACCGCGGTGACCATGCTGGAATCCGTGGGCATCTCCGTGGAGTTCAGCCACCATGAGGCGGGCCCGGGCCAGAACGAGATCGATCTGCGCTATGCGGACGCCCTCCAGACCGCGGACAACATCATGACGTTCCGCACCATCATCAAAGAGGTGGCGCTCCAGCAGGGCAGCTACGCCACCTTCATGCCGAAGCCGTTCACGCAGCACCCGGGTTCCGGGATGCACACGCACTTCTCGCTGTTCGAGGGTGACACGAACGCCTTCCACGAAGCGGGCGCCGAATACGAGCTGTCCCGCACGGCGCGCCAGTTCATCGCCGGGATCCTGCGCCACGCGCCCGAGTTCACCGCGATCACCAACCAGTTCGTGAACTCCTACAAGCGGCTGTGGGGCGGGGGAGAAGCCCCGAGCTACGTGTCCTGGGGCCACAACAACCGCTCCGCACTGGTCCGGGTCCCGCTGTACAAGCCGGGCAAGGGCAACTCCGCGCGGGTCGAGTACCGCGGGATCGATTCCGCGGCCAACCCGTACCTCGCGTACGCGGTCCTGCTGGGGGCCGGCCTCAAGGGCATCGAGGAAGGCTACGATCTGGCGCCGCCGTCCGAGGACGACATCGCGTCGCTGTCCACGGCTGAGCGCAGGGCCCTCGGCCACGACCCCCTGCCGGCCAGCCTGCATGACTCCATCAATGCCATGGAAAACTCCGAGTTCATGGCGGAGATCCTCGGGGAGC